From the genome of Pseudomonadota bacterium, one region includes:
- a CDS encoding dehydrogenase, translating to MADLFRVGITRDALDDKGNLTFDASALKLLDEDKRVTWEYLSDRGANVTADHLAKYDAICMVAPGVQADAVGRADMRTRLLARLGVGYDHIDVPAVTKAGLVLTINPDGVRRPVATVQLTYMLALAHRMLIKDKLTREGRWNDRHDHVGTGLTGRVLGSIGIGNIGAELFRLAKPLEMRHMAHDPFAKPTTFTELGVEPVDFDTVVSQSDFLVVNCPLNAKTRRLIDAKVIQGMKPTAFLINCARGPIVDEKALTEALTQRRIAGAGIDVFEEEPTPPDNPLLKLDNVIVSPHALTYTDECLRRLAEGSFRSVRRFLDREPPHLLVNPDVMQHARVKEWYKAN from the coding sequence ATGGCTGACTTATTCCGCGTCGGCATCACCCGCGATGCGCTCGATGACAAGGGAAATCTCACCTTCGACGCCTCAGCGCTCAAGCTCCTGGATGAGGACAAGCGGGTCACCTGGGAATATCTCTCCGACCGGGGCGCCAACGTGACCGCCGATCACCTCGCCAAGTACGATGCAATCTGCATGGTGGCGCCCGGCGTCCAGGCGGATGCGGTCGGCCGCGCCGACATGCGCACGCGGCTCTTGGCCCGCCTCGGCGTCGGCTACGACCACATCGACGTTCCTGCCGTTACCAAGGCCGGCCTGGTCTTGACCATCAACCCCGATGGCGTGCGCCGGCCGGTGGCGACCGTGCAGCTGACCTACATGCTGGCTCTGGCGCATCGCATGTTGATCAAGGACAAGCTCACCCGCGAAGGCCGCTGGAACGATCGTCACGATCACGTCGGCACCGGCTTGACCGGCCGGGTGCTGGGCTCGATCGGCATCGGCAATATCGGCGCCGAGCTGTTCCGCCTGGCGAAGCCCTTGGAGATGCGCCATATGGCGCACGACCCCTTCGCCAAGCCCACGACCTTCACCGAGCTCGGTGTCGAGCCTGTCGATTTCGACACGGTCGTGAGCCAAAGCGACTTCCTGGTGGTGAACTGCCCGCTCAACGCCAAGACCCGCCGGCTCATCGATGCGAAGGTGATCCAAGGCATGAAGCCGACCGCCTTCCTCATCAATTGCGCGCGGGGGCCGATCGTGGACGAGAAGGCGCTGACCGAGGCCCTGACCCAGCGCCGCATCGCCGGCGCCGGAATCGACGTGTTCGAGGAGGAGCCGACGCCGCCGGACAATCCGCTCCTCAAGCTGGACAACGTCATCGTCTCGCCCCATGCGCTGACCTACACGGATGAATGCCTCAGGCGGCTGGCCGAAGGCTCGTTCCGCTCCGTGCGCCGTTTCTTGGACCGCGAGCCCCCGCACCTTCTGGTCAATCCCGACGTGATGCAGCATGCCCGCGTGAAGGAGTGGTACAAGGCGAATTGA
- a CDS encoding AraC family transcriptional regulator gives MHEGNWTSSTPLNGGVELLRARFRGRAYAKHRHDTYAICVTDFGIQTFDYRGATRTSAPGQVVVLHPDEAHDGRAGSEEGFGYRIAYVAPMRVTDAARVLCGAAVPLPFVREVVSSNAMLAEAIGGAFLSFPAALEPLAVDALVEGLTRGLLQADASIRRKPRPIACDAPAVDRVRQFLEAEKRRIVSSHELEQISGHCRFSLARQFRQRYGTSPYRYLLLRRLDLVRREIRAGKALAQIAVDAGFADQPHMTRMFRATYGLSPSQFRALSQSRV, from the coding sequence ATGCATGAAGGCAACTGGACCAGCAGCACGCCGCTGAATGGCGGGGTTGAGCTCTTGCGCGCGCGGTTCCGCGGTCGAGCCTATGCCAAGCATCGTCACGACACCTACGCGATCTGCGTCACCGATTTCGGCATCCAGACATTCGATTATCGTGGCGCCACCCGGACGAGCGCGCCCGGACAAGTCGTGGTGCTGCATCCCGATGAGGCCCATGACGGTCGCGCTGGATCGGAGGAGGGCTTCGGGTATCGGATCGCCTATGTGGCGCCGATGAGGGTGACGGACGCCGCCCGCGTCCTCTGCGGCGCGGCCGTGCCGCTCCCCTTCGTCAGAGAGGTCGTATCGTCGAATGCGATGCTCGCCGAGGCGATTGGAGGCGCATTCCTGAGCTTCCCGGCAGCGCTCGAACCATTAGCCGTCGATGCGCTCGTTGAAGGCCTGACCCGCGGCCTCCTGCAAGCAGACGCGTCGATCCGGAGAAAACCACGACCCATCGCCTGCGACGCTCCGGCCGTCGACCGCGTGCGACAGTTCTTGGAAGCGGAGAAGAGACGCATCGTCTCCTCTCACGAGCTTGAGCAAATAAGCGGTCATTGTCGCTTTTCGCTCGCCCGCCAGTTCCGCCAACGATACGGAACGAGCCCATACCGATATTTGCTCCTGCGCCGTCTCGATCTCGTCCGCCGGGAGATACGCGCCGGCAAGGCTCTGGCGCAAATCGCAGTTGATGCCGGGTTCGCCGACCAACCCCACATGACGCGCATGTTCAGGGCGACCTATGGCCTGTCTCCGTCGCAATTCCGCGCGCTGTCTCAGAGTAGAGTCTGA
- a CDS encoding IS110 family transposase produces MPKVDDLSHCLAALVQDSTLIAVIELSLKSWLVSGLVPGVERRPLKKLEAEPAAVLRLLGR; encoded by the coding sequence ATGCCGAAAGTAGACGACCTGAGCCATTGCCTCGCCGCCCTCGTGCAGGATAGCACGCTGATCGCGGTGATCGAGCTGAGCCTGAAGAGCTGGCTTGTGTCGGGATTGGTGCCCGGGGTTGAGCGCCGGCCGCTGAAGAAGCTGGAGGCCGAGCCTGCGGCGGTCCTGCGCCTGCTCGGGCGCTG
- a CDS encoding SDR family oxidoreductase translates to MLEQFSLKDRVALVTGSSRGLGWAIAEALSGAGAHIVLNGRDAGRLEKPKRALKALKRPCTVVPFDVTKTADIAAGMAEIEKRLGRLDILVNNAGIVLRNLAVDTTDAAWQEVIDTDLTACFKLSREAARIMLKRKWGRIINISSVMGTFARPTIASYIASKAGIHGLTRALAVELGPKGINVNCIGPGFFPTEPNAVVRADKKFYDWVAGRSPLGRWGDPAELGGAAIYFASDASSFCNGQVLTVDGGMTIAM, encoded by the coding sequence ATGCTCGAACAATTCTCGCTCAAGGATCGCGTGGCGCTGGTGACCGGCTCCTCGCGCGGCCTCGGCTGGGCGATCGCCGAGGCGCTTTCGGGCGCCGGCGCCCATATCGTGCTGAACGGTCGCGACGCCGGCAGGCTGGAGAAGCCCAAGCGCGCGCTCAAGGCCTTGAAGCGGCCCTGCACGGTGGTGCCCTTCGATGTGACGAAGACTGCCGATATCGCCGCCGGCATGGCCGAGATCGAAAAGCGGCTGGGGCGGCTCGACATCCTCGTCAACAATGCCGGCATCGTGCTGCGCAACCTCGCCGTCGACACCACCGACGCCGCCTGGCAGGAGGTCATCGATACCGATCTCACCGCCTGCTTCAAGCTGTCGCGCGAGGCCGCCCGGATCATGCTCAAGCGCAAATGGGGCCGCATCATCAATATCAGCTCGGTCATGGGCACCTTCGCCAGGCCGACAATCGCCTCCTACATCGCCTCCAAGGCCGGAATCCACGGCTTGACCCGGGCACTCGCGGTGGAGCTCGGGCCCAAAGGCATCAACGTCAACTGCATCGGCCCCGGCTTCTTTCCGACCGAGCCCAATGCCGTCGTGCGCGCCGACAAGAAATTTTACGACTGGGTCGCCGGCCGCTCGCCCTTGGGCCGCTGGGGCGATCCAGCCGAGCTCGGCGGTGCGGCGATCTATTTCGCCTCCGATGCGTCGAGCTTCTGCAACGGCCAGGTGCTCACCGTCGATGGCGGCATGACCATCGCGATGTAG
- a CDS encoding aldolase, which translates to MRNNPVKTKLARGEPVFGPMILDLYGPGLPQIMARAGADFIMYDMEAGCLDIAQLKTQVALTRGLPVVPMVNTPWHDYHLNARPLDCGVMGLMVPVVETVEQARALARIAHYPPKGVRGVAFGIAHDDYSDGASRAAMAAADRRTMVIVKIETTKGLGNVEEIMAVDGIDIGFVGHMDLSVSLGVPGDYKNRRFTQALERVVAACRSEGKQAACLVGDVETGAKRLAQGFRMILYATDVMLLTQGFRTGVDALRKLELKPNPGAAKKSRKR; encoded by the coding sequence GTGCGCAACAATCCAGTGAAGACCAAGCTCGCGCGGGGCGAGCCGGTGTTCGGGCCGATGATCCTCGATCTCTACGGTCCCGGCCTGCCGCAGATCATGGCCCGGGCCGGGGCCGACTTCATCATGTACGACATGGAGGCGGGCTGCCTCGACATCGCCCAGCTCAAGACCCAGGTGGCGCTGACCCGCGGCCTTCCCGTGGTGCCGATGGTGAATACGCCGTGGCACGACTATCACCTGAACGCCCGGCCGCTCGACTGCGGCGTCATGGGATTGATGGTCCCGGTGGTGGAGACGGTGGAGCAGGCGCGGGCCTTGGCGCGCATCGCGCACTATCCCCCGAAGGGTGTGCGGGGTGTGGCCTTCGGCATCGCCCATGACGACTACTCCGATGGCGCCAGCCGCGCGGCGATGGCGGCAGCCGATCGCCGCACCATGGTCATCGTCAAGATCGAGACCACCAAGGGCCTCGGCAATGTCGAGGAGATCATGGCCGTCGACGGCATCGACATCGGCTTCGTCGGCCATATGGATTTGAGCGTCTCCCTCGGCGTCCCCGGCGACTATAAGAACCGACGCTTCACCCAGGCCCTCGAGCGGGTGGTGGCGGCCTGCCGGAGCGAGGGCAAGCAGGCGGCCTGCCTTGTTGGCGATGTCGAGACCGGGGCGAAGCGGTTGGCGCAGGGATTCCGCATGATCCTCTACGCAACTGATGTGATGCTGCTGACCCAAGGCTTCCGCACGGGTGTCGACGCCTTGCGCAAGCTTGAGCTCAAACCCAATCCCGGCGCGGCGAAGAAATCCCGGAAGCGGTGA